TGTAGTAAAATTGATAATTTGAATTGGCTTTTTTACTTCAACATTTTTAGGAATGTTAATATAAGCTCCTTCTGTAGCAAATGCCGTATTTAAAGACGTTAAATTATCTTGTTTTGCAACTTTGTTAAAGTAGTTTTCTATAACCGATTTGTATTGTGGCTTTGTTAAAGCGGCAGACATTAAACAAACATCTACAGTATCATGCGTTGTTTCAGATAAAAACGAGCTGTATTTACCATCAACAAAAACAATTTTATACGTATCTATATCATGTATAAAATACTGCTTTACATCGGCTAATTCAATGTTATTAGCTTTATTAGGAAAAATACTATAGTCTTGTTTTAAAACTGAGTTTAAAGACGTGTATTTCCATTCTTCTAACTTTTTGGTAGGAAAACCTAACGCTTCAAAGTTTTGAAATGCTTTAGAACGTATCTCATGAACATCAGAATTAATGTCAATTCCGTTTTCAAAAGCTACATATGATGATATTAATTTTTCTTTTAATTCCATTATTTCAGTCTTCAGTTGTCAGTCTTCAGTTGGCAGTTTACCAATGACATGTATAAATTGCTTTAATGACTAACTATTTTAATTTTATTTCTGTTTTAGCATGCAGTTTTTTGACTGCAAACTGCTACTGATTTACTGTGAACTATACTAGTTCTTGTTTAATCCAATCATATCCTTTTGCTTCTAATTCTAAAGCTAAAGAAGCGTCTCCACTTTTTACAATTTTTCCATCGTGTAAAACGTGTACAAAATCTGGTACAATATAATCTAATAAACGTTGGTAGTGTGTAATTACAATTACTGCGTTGTCTTTAGATTTTAATTTGTTTACGCCGTTTGCAACAATACGTAAAGCATCAATATCTAAACCAGAATCAGTTTCATCAAGAATTGCTAATTTTGGTTCTAGCATTGCCATTTGAAAGATTTCGTTACGTTTCTTTTCTCCACCAGAAAAACCTTCGTTTAAAGAACGAGATAAGAATTTACGGTCTATTTCTAATAATTCTGATTTTTCACGAATCATTTTTAACATGTCTTTTGCAGGCATGTCTTCTAAACCTTTTGCTTTACGAGTTTCGTTAATAGCCGTTTTAATAAAGTTTGTAACAGAAACTCCAGGAATTTCTACAGGATATTGAAAAGATAAAAAGACACCATTATGTGCTCTTTCTTCTGGTGCTAATTCGCTAATATCTTCACCATTTAATTCAATAGTTCCGGCAGTAACTTCATAATCTTCTTTTCCTGCAATAATGTTTGCCAAGGTACTTTTTCCAGCACCATTAGGCCCCATAATTGCATGTACTTCACCTGCTTTTACTTCTAAATTCAATCCTTTTAAAATTGATTTATCGTCTATACTTGCTTGTAAATTTTCTATTTTTAACATTCTCTTTATGCTATTGGCTTTTAGCTTTTGGCTATCAGCATTATTTTAATAATTATATATTTTTAAACTGTATTCGTTGTTTATGTAATTTAATAGGTAAACAAGTAAACAGTAACTATTTGTAGTTTTTTAACCTACAGAACCTTCTAAACTAATTTCTAATAATTTCTGCGCTTCTACAGCAAATTCCATAGGAAGTTTGTTTAAAACCTCTTTACTGAATCCATTTACAATTAATGCAATTGCTTTTTCTGTATCGATACCACGTTGGTTACAGTAAAATAATTGTTCTTCACCAATTTTACTTGTAGTTGCTTCGTGTTCTATTTGTGCCGATTTGTTTTTTGCTTCTATGTAAGGAAACGTGTGTGCACCACATGAATTACCCATTAATAAAGAATCGCACTGAGAAAAATTACGTGCATTTTCTGCACGAGCTCCAACATGTACCAAACCTCTATATGAGTTTTGTGAGTGTCCTGCAGAAATACCTTTAGAAATAATGGTAGACTTGGTATTTTTACCTAAGTGAATCATTTTTGTACCAGTATCTGCTTGCTGATGATTGTTGGTTACCGCAATAGAATAAAATTCACCAACAGAATTGTTTCCTTTTAAAATACAAGAAGGATATTTCCATGTTACTGCAGAACCTGTTTCTACTTGTGTCCAAGAAATTTTAGCGTTGGTTTCACACAATCCTCTTTTGGTTACAAAATTGTAAACGCCACCTTTACCTTCTTTATTTCCAGGATACCAGTTTTGTACGGTAGAATATTTAATTTCCGCATCGTCCATTGCAATTAATTCTACAACAGCTGCGTGTAATTGATTTTCATCTCTACTTGGTGCCGTACAACCTTCTAAATAAGAAACATAACTTCCTGCATCTGCAACAACTAAGGTTCTTTCAAATTGTCCTGTACCACCTTCATTAATTCTAAAATAGGTAGATAATTCCATTGGGCATTTAACACCTTTAGGAATGTAACAGAAAGATCCATCAGAAAAAACTGCCGAATTTAATGCTGCATAAAAGTTGTCTGTTGTTGGTACAACGGTTCCTAAATATTTTCTAACCAATTCTGGATGTTCTTGAATTGCTTCAGAAATTGGCATAAAAATAATCCCTTTTTCACCTAATGTCTTTTTAAAAGTAGTAGCTACAGAAACAGAATCCATAACAATATCTACAGCAACATTAGCTAATTTTTTTTGTTCGTCTAAAGAAATCCCTAAACGTTTAAAAGTGTCTAATAATTCTGGATCAACTTCGTCTAAAGAATTTAATTTAGGTTTCTTTTTTGGAGCAGAATAATACGCAATGTCTTGAAACTTTGGTTTTTCATAATGCACATTTGCCCATTCTGGTTCTTCCATTTTTTCCCAAACTCTATAAGCTTCCAAACGCCATTCAGTCATCCATTCTGGCTCATTTTTCTTCTTAGAAATTGCGCGAACAACATCTTCACTTAATCCAACAGGAAATGTGTCACTT
The nucleotide sequence above comes from Polaribacter butkevichii. Encoded proteins:
- the sufC gene encoding Fe-S cluster assembly ATPase SufC — encoded protein: MLKIENLQASIDDKSILKGLNLEVKAGEVHAIMGPNGAGKSTLANIIAGKEDYEVTAGTIELNGEDISELAPEERAHNGVFLSFQYPVEIPGVSVTNFIKTAINETRKAKGLEDMPAKDMLKMIREKSELLEIDRKFLSRSLNEGFSGGEKKRNEIFQMAMLEPKLAILDETDSGLDIDALRIVANGVNKLKSKDNAVIVITHYQRLLDYIVPDFVHVLHDGKIVKSGDASLALELEAKGYDWIKQELV
- the sufB gene encoding Fe-S cluster assembly protein SufB, yielding MKYTEEDLEKELETQEYKYGFYTDIESDTFPVGLSEDVVRAISKKKNEPEWMTEWRLEAYRVWEKMEEPEWANVHYEKPKFQDIAYYSAPKKKPKLNSLDEVDPELLDTFKRLGISLDEQKKLANVAVDIVMDSVSVATTFKKTLGEKGIIFMPISEAIQEHPELVRKYLGTVVPTTDNFYAALNSAVFSDGSFCYIPKGVKCPMELSTYFRINEGGTGQFERTLVVADAGSYVSYLEGCTAPSRDENQLHAAVVELIAMDDAEIKYSTVQNWYPGNKEGKGGVYNFVTKRGLCETNAKISWTQVETGSAVTWKYPSCILKGNNSVGEFYSIAVTNNHQQADTGTKMIHLGKNTKSTIISKGISAGHSQNSYRGLVHVGARAENARNFSQCDSLLMGNSCGAHTFPYIEAKNKSAQIEHEATTSKIGEEQLFYCNQRGIDTEKAIALIVNGFSKEVLNKLPMEFAVEAQKLLEISLEGSVG